From one Triticum urartu cultivar G1812 chromosome 3, Tu2.1, whole genome shotgun sequence genomic stretch:
- the LOC125544186 gene encoding ABC transporter B family member 4-like, whose amino-acid sequence MDAAAKGRDGHGEEKEGGHAKRVSFTGMFRYADRTDQLLMLVGTLAALANGVSQPLMTVIFGDMIDAFGGATGDNVLHRVNKAVLNFVYLGIGTAVVSFLQVACWTITGERQATRVRSLYLKSVLRQDISFFDVEMTTGLIVSRMSGDTVLVQDAIGEKVGKFLQLVATFIGGFVVAFVKGWLLSLVMLACIPPVVIAGGAVAKVLSTISSKGQASYSDAANVVEQTIGAIKTVASFNGEKQAIGDYNKLINKAYKTTVKEGLANGFGMGSVFFIFFSSYGLAIWYGGKLILTKGYTGGEVISILFAIMTGAMSLGNATPCMTAFAEGQSAAHRLFTTIKRKPEIDPDDKTGKQLEDIKGDVELRDVYFSYPARPEQLIFDGFSLHVSSGTTMAIVGESGSGKSTVISLVERFYDPQAGEVLIDGINIKSLQLDSVRGKIGLVSQEPLLFMTSIKDNITYGKEGATIEEIKRAAELANAANFIDKLPNGYDTMVGQRGAQLSGGQKQRIAIARAIIKNPKILLLDEATSALDVESERIVQEALNRIMVDRTTLVVAHRLTTVRNADCISVVQQGKIVEQGPHDELVVNPDGAYSQLIRLQENNEEEQKVDHRRLDPRSKSTSLSLKRSISRGSAGNSSRNSFNLSFGLPGAVELPEGNDTHGENHTEQDGEVPKKAPMGRLALLNKPEVLIILLGSLAAAVHGVLFPMFGVMISSAIKTFYEPPDKLRKDSSFWGLMCVVLGIISIISIPAELFLFGIAGGKLIERIRAMSFRSIVHQEVAWFDDPKNSSGALGARLSVDALNVRRLVGDNLALTVQIISTLITGFVIAMIADWKLSLIILCVIPLVGLQGYAQVKFLKGFSQDAKMMYEDASQVATDAISSIRTVASFCSEKRITRIYDDKCEASMSQGVRTGIVGGIGFGFSFLMLYLTYGLCFYVGAQFVRHGQSSFGDVFKVFFALVLATIGVSQTSAMATDSTKAKESAISIFALLDRKSEIDSSRNEGLTLDEVKGNIDFQHVSFKYPTRPDIQIFSDFTLHIPSGKTVALVGESGSGKSTVIALLERFYNPDSGTISLDGVEIKSLNINWLRDQTGLVSQEPVLFNDTIRANIAYGKDGEVTEEELIAAAKASNAHEFISSLPQGYDTTVGERGIQLSGGQKQRVAIARAILKDPKILLLDEATSALDAESERIVQDALDNVMVGRTTVVVAHRLSTIKGADIIAVLKDGAIVEKGRHEVLMNIKDGVYASLVELRSASS is encoded by the exons ATGGACGCAGCCGCGAAAGGGAGGGATGGCCATGGCGAGGAGAAGGAGGGCGGGCACGCGAAGAGGGTGTCCTTCACGGGGATGTTCCGGTACGCCGACCGCACGGACCAGCTGCTGATGCTGGTCGGCACGCTGGCCGCGCTGGCCAACGGCGTCTCGCAGCCGCTCATGACGGTCATCTTCGGCGACATGATCGACGCCTTCGGCGGCGCCACCGGTGACAACGTCCTCCACCGCGTCAACAAG GCGGTTCTGAACTTTGTCTACTTGGGTATCGGAACAGCGGTGGTCTCCTTTCTCC AGGTGGCATGCTGGACAATTACTGGAGAAAGGCAGGCCACACGCGTTCGATCTCTATACCTTAAATCTGTCTTGAGACAGGATATATCATTCTTCGACGTAGAAATGACAACTGGGCTGATAGTTTCAAGAATGTCTGGTGATACTGTGCTAGTTCAGGATGCTATTGGTGAGAAG GTTGGCAAGTTCCTACAACTTGTGGCTACTTTCATAGGCGGTTTCGTGGTAGCTTTTGTGAAAGGATGGCTTCTATCTCTTGTCATGTTGGCATGCATACCTCCAGTTGTAATTGCAGGAGGAGCAGTGGCCAAAGTGTTATCTACAATCTCTAGCAAAGGTCAAGCATCATACAGTGATGCAGCGAATGTTGTTGAACAGACAATTGGAGCCATAAAAACA GTTGCCTCTTTCAATGGGGAGAAACAGGCCATCGGAGATTACAATAAACTCATAAACAAAGCATACAAGACAACTGTCAAGGAAGGACTTGCCAATGGTTTTGGCATGGGTTCTGTTTTCTTCATATTCTTCTCTAGCTATGGCTTAGCCATATGGTATGGTGGAAAGTTGATACTTACCAAAGGATACACAGGAGGAGAAGTCATCAGTATCTTGTTTGCTATCATGACTGGAGCAAT GTCTTTAGGTAATGCAACCCCTTGTATGACAGCCTTTGCAGAGGGACAATCTGCAGCACACAGATTGTTCACAACAATCAAGAGGAAACCAGAGATTGATCCTGATGACAAGACTGGTAAGCAGTTAGAAGATATCAAGGGTGATGTTGAGCTGAGAGATGTGTATTTCAGCTACCCAGCAAGGCCAGAGCAACTGATATTTGATGGATTCTCCTTGCATGTGTCTAGTGGCACTACAATGGCTATAGTTGGGGAGAGTGGAAGTGGCAAGTCAACTGTGATTAGTCTTGTAGAGAGATTCTATGATCCGCAGGCTGGTGAAGTTTTGATTGATGGGATCAATATCAAGAGTTTACAGCTTGATTCAGTAAGAGGGAAAATTGGTCTTGTTAGCCAAGAGCCCTTGCTCTTTATGACCTCAATTAAAGATAACATTACATATGGCAAAGAAGGCGCAACAATTGAGGAGATCAAGAGAGCCGCTGAGCTCGCCAATGCAGCAAATTTCATCGATAAGTTGCCCAAT GGTTATGATACAATGGTTGGCCAACGCGGTGCTCAGCTTTCAGGGGGGCAAAAGCAAAGGATCGCAATTGCAAGAGCAATCATTAAAAACCCCAAAATACTTTTGTTAGATGAAGCTACTAGTGCATTGGATGTGGAGTCGGAGAGGATAGTTCAGGAGGCACTGAATAGGATCATGGTGGACAGAACGACGCTTGTGGTTGCTCATCGTCTAACTACTGTCAGGAATGCTGATTGCATATCAGTTGTTCAACAAGGAAAGATAGTTGAACAAG GTCCCCACGATGAATTGGTAGTAAACCCAGATGGTGCATACTCTCAACTAATTAGGCTTCAAGAAAACAATGAAGAAGAGCAGAAAGTAGACCATAGAAGATTGGATCCAAGGTCTAAGAGTACAAGCTTGTCATTGAAGCGATCGATTAGCAGAGGTTCTGCAGGGAATAGTAGTAGGAATTCTTTCAACCTCTCCTTTGGGCTTCCTGGCGCAGTTGAATTGCCTGAAGGAAATGATACACATGGGGAGAATCATACAGAGCAGGATGGTGAGGTTCCAAAGAAAGCTCCTATGGGACGGCTGGCACTTCTTAATAAACCAGAGGTACTTATTATTCTGTTAGGATCCCTAGCTGCAGCAGTTCACGGAGTGCTTTTCCCAATGTTCGGTGTGATGATTTCCAGTGCCATTAAAACTTTCTATGAGCCACCAGATAAACTCAGAAAGGATTCTAGCTTTTGGGGTTTGATGTGTGTGGTGCTGGGTATCATTTCGATAATCTCAATACCCGCAGAGCTCTTCTTGTTTGGAATAGCCGGAGGGAAGCTTATAGAGCGTATCCGTGCTATGTCATTTCGAAGCATTGTGCACCAAGAAGTCGCTTGGTTTGATGATCCTAAAAATTCCAG CGGAGCACTTGGTGCAAGACTGTCAGTTGATGCTTTGAATGTACGGCGTTTAGTGGGAGATAACTTGGCCTTAACGGTTCAGATTATCTCTACACTTATCACAGGGTTTGTCATTGCTATGATAGCTGACTGGAAGCTCTCTTTGATCATCCTCTGTGTGATTCCATTAGTGGGCCTTCAAGGTTATGCCCAAGTGAAGTTCTTGAAGGGTTTCAGTCAAGATGCCAAG ATGATGTATGAAGACGCAAGTCAAGTGGCCACTGATGCAATTAGTAGTATTAGGACCGTCGCTTCATTTTGTTCTGAGAAAAGAATTACAAGAATATATGATGATAAATGTGAAGCCTCAATGAGTCAAGGAGTCAGAACAGGAATAGTTGGAGGCATCGGATTTGGTTTCTCATTCTTGATGCTGTACCTTACATATGGTCTTTGTTTCTATGTTGGAGCACAATTTGTGCGCCATGGCCAATCAAGTTTTGGTGATGTTTTCAAG GTTTTCTTTGCACTGGTTTTAGCAACTATTGGAGTATCTCAAACAAGTGCAATGGCCACCGATTCAACAAAAGCAAAAGAGTCAGCTATTTCCATATTTGCTTTATTGGACCGAAAGTCTGAAATAGACTCAAGCCGCAATGAGGGTTTGACATTAGATGAGGTCAAGGGCAACATCGATTTCCAGCATGTCAGCTTCAAGTACCCAACCCGCCCAGATATTCAGATCTTCAGTGACTTTACCCTGCACATTCCCTCTGGCAAG ACTGTTGCCCTTGTTGGAGAGAGTGGTAGCGGCAAGTCAACGGTAATTGCACTGTTGGAGCGATTCTACAATCCTGATTCAGGCACCATCTCATTGGATGGAGTGGAAATCAAGAGCTTAAACATCAATTGGTTGAGGGATCAAACGGGACTTGTGAGCCAAGAGCCTGTACTCTTCAATGATACAATCCGTGCCAACATAGCCTATGGTAAGGATGGGGAAGTTACTGAGGAGGAGCTCATTGCAGCTGCAAAGGCATCCAATGCGCATGAGTTCATATCAAGCCTTCCCCAAGGATATGACACCACAGTTGGGGAGAGGGGGATACAGCTGTCGGGTGGCCAGAAGCAGCGAGTGGCAATTGCAAGGGCCATATTGAAGGACCCTAAGATACTACTACTTGATGAGGCGACTAGTGCCTTGGATGCTGAGTCCGAGCGAATTGTGCAGGATGCATTAGACAATGTGATGGTCGGCAGGACCACGGTTGTTGTGGCTCACCGCCTCTCGACGATCAAAGGTGCTGATATCATTGCGGTTCTCAAGGATGGTGCAATAGTTGAGAAAGGAAGACACGAGGTGCTGATGAACATAAAAGATGGGGTGTACGCTTCACTGGTAGAACTTCGATCAGCGTCATCATAA